From Mucilaginibacter rubeus, a single genomic window includes:
- a CDS encoding Gfo/Idh/MocA family protein, translating to MNSRRDFLQKLGLSALALQLAPLSNWAAETKTIEPAYDGPMLRVAILGLGGYGGMVAEAMRSCTKAKLVGLISGTPSKIKTWQAKYGIPEKNCYNYQNFDNIKNNPDIDAVYVITPNGLHRDFVLRVAAAGKHAICEKPMAVNAKEGQEMVDACKKANVKLLVGYRMHFEPKTLEVIRMRQSGEFGKIRFFQGQCGFTIGDPTQWRLNKQLAGGGSMMDIGIYAINGSRYMTGEEPIWVTAQETKTDPVKFKEGVDETIQFQFGFPSGAVASCLSTYNMNNLDRFFLDGDKGFAEMQPSTGYGPIRGRTHLGELNQPVTTHQTVQMDEMAEIIFNNKKPVVPVDGEEAVKDLKLIDAIYQAVKTGKKVEVSI from the coding sequence ATGAATTCTCGTCGTGATTTTTTACAGAAATTGGGTTTGTCGGCCCTGGCCCTTCAGCTCGCACCGTTATCAAACTGGGCTGCTGAAACAAAAACTATTGAACCGGCCTATGACGGCCCAATGTTACGTGTAGCTATTTTGGGGCTTGGGGGATACGGCGGCATGGTTGCCGAAGCCATGCGGTCATGCACCAAAGCTAAGCTGGTAGGTCTGATAAGCGGCACACCCTCAAAAATTAAAACATGGCAGGCTAAATACGGTATCCCCGAAAAAAACTGCTACAACTATCAGAATTTCGATAATATCAAAAATAACCCCGACATCGATGCCGTGTATGTGATTACGCCCAATGGCCTGCACCGTGATTTTGTATTGCGGGTAGCTGCCGCCGGCAAACATGCCATATGCGAAAAACCAATGGCAGTTAACGCAAAAGAGGGGCAGGAAATGGTTGATGCCTGCAAAAAAGCCAATGTAAAACTGCTGGTTGGTTACCGCATGCATTTTGAACCCAAAACATTAGAGGTGATCAGGATGAGGCAAAGCGGCGAGTTTGGAAAGATCAGATTTTTTCAGGGGCAATGTGGTTTCACTATCGGCGATCCAACACAATGGCGGTTAAACAAACAGTTGGCCGGAGGAGGATCCATGATGGATATCGGAATATATGCCATCAACGGATCACGCTATATGACGGGGGAAGAGCCAATATGGGTAACGGCCCAGGAAACCAAAACAGACCCGGTAAAATTTAAGGAAGGGGTTGATGAAACTATCCAGTTCCAGTTTGGCTTTCCCAGCGGGGCGGTGGCCTCGTGTTTGTCTACCTATAATATGAACAATCTCGACCGTTTTTTCCTGGATGGTGATAAAGGCTTTGCCGAAATGCAGCCTTCTACAGGTTACGGGCCTATCAGAGGGCGCACCCATTTAGGTGAGCTTAATCAACCGGTAACAACTCACCAAACGGTGCAAATGGATGAGATGGCCGAGATCATATTTAACAATAAAAAGCCTGTAGTGCCTGTGGATGGAGAAGAAGCTGTAAAAGACCTTAAACTTATTGATGCTATTTACCAGGCAGTTAAAACTGGAAAAAAGGTTGAAGTAAGCATCTAA
- a CDS encoding oxidoreductase, with protein sequence MWTKENIPDQSGKIAIVTGANTGIGFETALALCEAGARVVIAGRDIEKVKQAVSEINNRGFKGVAEEGVIDLASLESVKAFAEAIKANYNKIDILINNAGVMIPPAGQTAEGYELQFGINFLGHFALTGRLYPLLKKHPGARVVTVSSGAHRFATNVDFENLKLEQSYDPYREYAISKLADLQFTIEFQRRLNSSGIDLLSAGAHPGVTETELSRHMPEADYQAALERFKTLMPAWQGALPTLFAATATEVKGGGYYGPDGEHELHGYPAPANISEAANDENQGTQLWAFAEKATGLKYPF encoded by the coding sequence ATGTGGACAAAAGAGAATATCCCTGATCAAAGCGGTAAAATAGCCATAGTTACAGGTGCAAATACGGGTATAGGTTTTGAAACAGCGCTTGCCTTATGTGAGGCCGGAGCACGGGTAGTTATCGCGGGACGGGACATCGAAAAAGTTAAACAGGCAGTAAGCGAGATCAACAATCGAGGCTTTAAAGGCGTTGCGGAAGAGGGGGTAATTGATCTGGCAAGCCTTGAATCGGTAAAAGCATTTGCTGAAGCTATCAAAGCAAATTATAATAAAATTGATATCCTTATTAACAACGCCGGCGTTATGATCCCCCCTGCGGGCCAAACCGCCGAAGGTTATGAATTACAGTTTGGCATCAACTTTCTCGGCCATTTCGCGCTAACCGGTCGTTTATATCCTTTGTTAAAAAAACATCCCGGCGCGAGGGTTGTAACAGTGAGCAGTGGAGCGCACAGGTTTGCCACTAATGTAGATTTTGAGAACCTAAAACTCGAACAATCCTATGATCCATACCGGGAATATGCCATCAGTAAATTAGCCGATCTGCAGTTTACGATTGAGTTTCAACGGCGATTAAATTCATCAGGTATTGATCTACTCTCGGCAGGGGCACATCCAGGCGTAACCGAAACAGAGCTTTCGAGGCACATGCCAGAAGCCGATTACCAGGCAGCCCTTGAACGGTTTAAAACGTTAATGCCGGCATGGCAGGGCGCTTTGCCTACCCTGTTTGCCGCAACTGCTACCGAGGTTAAAGGAGGAGGCTATTACGGGCCCGATGGCGAGCATGAACTACACGGCTATCCAGCACCGGCCAATATCAGTGAGGCCGCTAACGATGAAAACCAGGGAACCCAATTATGGGCGTTTGCCGAAAAGGCCACCGGATTGAAATATCCGTTTTAA
- a CDS encoding DNA alkylation repair protein: protein MTTAEILIKLQSLGNEKMRLHSKKNGAHDNQFGVKLGDIRKVADTIKSDHQLAKALWETGNVEARLLSTLIIVPKLLSTEELDSMVRSERFTQVIDWLYAYVIKEYPDREKLRESWLLSDDSMASRLGWSLTSGRIARNPEGLDIPAILDRIEKEMPKAAPEVQWTMNSALAQIGINHLTHRERAIKIGERLGIYRNYPVSKGCTSPFAPIWINEMVKRQG from the coding sequence ATGACTACTGCCGAAATCCTCATTAAACTTCAATCTCTCGGAAATGAAAAAATGCGCCTTCACAGTAAAAAGAACGGAGCTCATGATAATCAATTTGGGGTGAAGCTTGGAGATATCAGAAAAGTAGCGGACACGATCAAAAGCGATCATCAACTGGCTAAAGCATTATGGGAAACCGGCAATGTTGAAGCCCGTTTATTGTCAACACTGATTATTGTACCCAAACTGCTGTCAACCGAGGAGTTGGACAGTATGGTGCGGTCGGAGCGGTTTACACAGGTTATCGACTGGCTGTACGCCTACGTTATTAAAGAATATCCCGACAGGGAAAAATTACGCGAAAGCTGGCTGCTTTCTGATGACTCAATGGCCTCACGGCTTGGCTGGAGCCTTACCAGCGGACGAATAGCGAGAAACCCCGAAGGCCTTGACATCCCGGCTATCCTTGACAGGATTGAAAAAGAAATGCCCAAAGCTGCGCCTGAAGTACAATGGACTATGAATTCTGCCCTGGCACAAATTGGGATCAATCATCTTACTCATCGCGAGCGTGCTATCAAGATCGGAGAACGCCTGGGAATCTATCGCAACTACCCTGTTTCAAAAGGCTGTACATCGCCCTTCGCCCCGATCTGGATCAATGAGATGGTTAAACGGCAGGGCTAA
- a CDS encoding dienelactone hydrolase family protein, whose translation MTQINKEDIKQEVFDLYDDYAHNRLDRRAFMQKLSIYAVGGLTVPSLMSFLMPNYQTTAQVKPDDPRLKSGYINYPSPKGGGTIKGLLSEPADAKQKLGGIIVVHENRGLNPYIEDTARIAALAGFITLAPDALSPLGGYPGNDDEGRTMQAKRDKGQMEEDFIAAYEYLKNHKDCNGKVGVVGFCYGGGIANMMAVRIPDLAAAVPFYGSQPAAEDVPKIKAPLLLHYAALDTRITEGWPAYEKALKENGKKYQAFIYENANHGFHNNTTPRYDKAAAELAWKRTIDFFKENLS comes from the coding sequence ATGACCCAAATCAATAAAGAAGACATCAAACAGGAAGTGTTTGACCTGTATGATGATTACGCGCATAACCGCCTTGACAGGCGTGCCTTTATGCAAAAACTGTCTATTTATGCGGTAGGTGGCTTAACCGTGCCCTCGCTCATGAGTTTCCTGATGCCCAATTATCAAACCACCGCGCAGGTTAAACCGGATGATCCCCGCTTAAAGTCAGGCTATATCAATTACCCTTCGCCTAAAGGCGGCGGCACCATTAAAGGATTACTATCCGAGCCTGCCGATGCAAAGCAAAAACTTGGGGGTATTATAGTAGTTCACGAAAACCGGGGCCTAAACCCATATATTGAGGACACAGCGCGAATAGCTGCCCTTGCCGGGTTTATCACCCTTGCGCCCGATGCGCTTTCACCCCTTGGTGGTTACCCCGGTAATGATGACGAAGGCCGTACCATGCAGGCCAAACGGGATAAAGGCCAAATGGAAGAAGATTTTATAGCCGCGTACGAGTACCTTAAAAACCATAAGGACTGCAATGGCAAGGTAGGCGTTGTAGGCTTTTGCTATGGCGGAGGTATTGCCAATATGATGGCCGTGCGCATACCGGATCTGGCAGCAGCTGTTCCATTTTACGGAAGTCAGCCCGCCGCTGAAGATGTTCCTAAAATTAAAGCGCCGCTGTTATTGCACTATGCGGCGTTAGATACCCGCATCACCGAAGGCTGGCCTGCTTATGAAAAGGCGTTAAAAGAAAACGGCAAAAAATATCAGGCTTTTATTTATGAAAATGCCAATCACGGTTTTCATAATAACACTACTCCCCGCTATGACAAAGCAGCCGCAGAGTTAGCCTGGAAACGTACCATCGATTTTTTTAAAGAAAATTTAAGCTAA
- a CDS encoding helix-turn-helix domain-containing protein: MTTFLKLDSFYSKVNADSDPQGADTGHFNIIRVEDLSVSGNKPPVYSRRDYYKVSLVTGHSKIHYADRCYEIDESALVFTNPMVPYHWEPISEIQTGFICIFTEAFFNNFGRLQNYPVFMSAENAVITLTPAQLQQFQDIFSKMQDELNSSYAYKYDLLRNLLMETVHEAQKLQPAYGKPSLGATAHERIAVLFSELLERQYPIELNNQRVVLSSASAFADSLNVHVNHLNKALKEITGNSTSQLISNRMLQEAKTLLKNSDWAVSEIAWSLGFDESNHFSAFFKRHTGFSPKQFRQS; this comes from the coding sequence ATGACTACATTTTTGAAGCTCGATTCATTTTATAGTAAAGTAAACGCTGATTCGGATCCGCAGGGGGCGGATACCGGCCATTTCAATATCATCAGGGTTGAAGACTTATCTGTTTCGGGTAATAAACCGCCGGTGTATAGCCGCCGCGATTACTACAAAGTAAGTTTGGTAACCGGGCACAGTAAAATTCACTATGCCGACAGGTGTTACGAGATCGACGAAAGCGCGTTAGTTTTTACCAATCCGATGGTCCCTTATCATTGGGAACCTATTAGCGAGATACAAACAGGGTTCATATGTATTTTCACCGAAGCATTTTTTAACAATTTTGGCAGGCTGCAAAACTATCCTGTTTTCATGTCGGCCGAAAACGCGGTTATCACATTAACCCCAGCTCAGCTGCAGCAGTTTCAAGATATTTTCAGCAAAATGCAGGATGAGCTAAATAGCAGCTACGCTTACAAATATGATCTGTTGCGCAATTTATTGATGGAAACCGTTCATGAAGCGCAGAAGCTTCAGCCTGCTTATGGCAAACCATCGCTTGGTGCCACTGCCCATGAGCGTATTGCTGTTTTATTTTCCGAATTATTGGAGCGGCAATACCCAATCGAATTAAATAACCAAAGAGTAGTGCTCTCGTCCGCCTCTGCTTTTGCAGATAGCTTAAATGTTCATGTAAACCATCTCAACAAAGCGTTGAAAGAAATTACCGGTAATTCTACCTCCCAACTTATCAGTAACAGGATGCTGCAGGAAGCCAAAACGCTTCTAAAAAACAGCGACTGGGCAGTAAGTGAAATAGCGTGGTCGCTTGGTTTTGATGAATCCAATCATTTTTCCGCATTTTTTAAGAGGCACACTGGTTTTAGCCCTAAGCAGTTCAGACAATCATAA
- a CDS encoding RagB/SusD family nutrient uptake outer membrane protein, whose protein sequence is MKNIHIIILFLMISCLSLTSCQKDNFLNRYPVSSLTQQNFFANANDLNTYCNGLYSYVPGIGTIALGDQQSDNYENNPFNKVVAGQLPLPTSASQAGWTWTYLRQVNYFLQNYQKANASEAVKSHYVGVARFFRAWFYFDMVKRFGDVPWYGTTILPNDNGELYKGRDPRKLVMDSVMADLSFAAAHINPTGPSGTITKWAALALQARVGLHEGTFRKYHGIDGGQSFLQTANDAALAVMKSGTFKLYSTGSPDKDYLNLFLFYAPTDPQNTEVMLGYYYSNTLHVTTALDGNMRAYGLSLTKSLLNTYLTKSGTAYTSTAGYATQMIKDEFTNRDPRMAQTVLPPTVTYGDLKGARILGPAPTGYQQIKYYDPATPTYNTNYNAGIVFRYAEMLLIYAESKAELAAAGTGSFSQSDLDMSVNLLRDRVGMPHLTMAATVDPLLAATYPNVSGSLQSMLLEIRRERRVELACENFRYDDLMRWKSGALLAQTFTGMYFPGLGTYDIDGDGQPDVSLVTAKPATTLPNVSYFVIGKDIYLSNGNSGNVIVNPTLVKTFTDPKNYYFPLPTTELLLNKNLTQNPGW, encoded by the coding sequence ATGAAAAATATTCATATCATCATACTGTTTTTAATGATAAGCTGCTTATCATTAACATCTTGCCAAAAAGATAATTTCTTAAACAGGTACCCGGTATCCAGCTTAACGCAGCAAAACTTTTTTGCCAATGCCAATGACCTCAATACCTATTGCAACGGCCTGTATTCTTATGTGCCGGGTATCGGTACCATTGCCTTAGGCGATCAGCAAAGCGATAATTATGAAAATAACCCTTTTAACAAAGTCGTGGCCGGTCAGCTCCCTTTGCCTACCAGTGCAAGCCAGGCAGGCTGGACCTGGACGTACCTTCGCCAGGTAAATTACTTTTTGCAGAATTATCAGAAAGCTAATGCTTCTGAAGCAGTAAAAAGCCATTATGTTGGGGTAGCCCGCTTTTTCAGGGCCTGGTTTTATTTTGATATGGTAAAACGCTTTGGCGATGTGCCATGGTACGGCACTACCATTTTACCAAATGATAACGGCGAATTATACAAAGGCAGGGATCCGCGTAAACTGGTAATGGATTCGGTAATGGCGGATCTGAGTTTTGCAGCCGCCCATATCAACCCGACAGGCCCCTCAGGCACTATCACCAAATGGGCAGCCCTTGCATTGCAAGCCCGTGTAGGCTTACATGAAGGTACTTTCAGAAAATATCACGGTATAGACGGCGGGCAGTCATTTTTACAAACTGCTAATGACGCGGCACTTGCCGTTATGAAAAGCGGCACATTTAAATTGTACAGCACCGGTAGCCCCGACAAAGATTACCTGAACCTGTTTTTGTTTTATGCGCCTACCGATCCGCAGAATACCGAGGTAATGCTGGGTTACTATTACAGCAATACCCTGCATGTTACCACCGCGCTTGACGGTAATATGAGGGCTTACGGTTTAAGCCTTACCAAAAGTCTGTTAAATACATATCTTACTAAAAGTGGAACGGCTTATACATCTACAGCGGGCTATGCCACACAGATGATCAAAGACGAGTTCACCAATCGTGATCCGCGGATGGCGCAAACCGTTTTACCGCCTACGGTAACCTATGGCGATTTAAAAGGTGCACGTATCTTAGGCCCTGCACCAACAGGTTATCAGCAGATCAAATATTATGATCCGGCTACACCCACCTACAATACCAACTACAACGCGGGCATTGTGTTCCGTTATGCGGAAATGCTGCTGATCTATGCCGAATCAAAAGCAGAACTTGCAGCTGCCGGAACAGGTAGCTTTAGCCAAAGCGATCTGGATATGTCTGTAAACCTGCTGCGCGACAGGGTGGGCATGCCACATTTAACCATGGCTGCAACTGTCGATCCTCTGCTGGCGGCTACTTATCCTAACGTATCCGGATCATTGCAAAGCATGTTGCTGGAGATTCGCAGGGAACGCCGTGTGGAACTGGCCTGTGAAAACTTCCGTTATGATGATTTGATGCGCTGGAAAAGCGGAGCATTACTGGCACAAACCTTTACGGGTATGTACTTCCCAGGTCTGGGTACCTATGACATTGATGGCGACGGGCAACCTGATGTAAGCCTGGTAACAGCTAAGCCGGCTACCACACTACCTAATGTATCATACTTTGTGATAGGCAAGGATATTTATTTAAGTAATGGTAACAGCGGTAATGTGATAGTTAACCCTACGCTGGTTAAAACTTTTACCGATCCTAAAAACTATTATTTCCCGCTTCCAACTACGGAGTTATTGCTCAACAAAAATTTAACCCAAAACCCGGGCTGGTAA
- a CDS encoding dipeptidase yields the protein MLNPLTTWAIDEIDPRVAAIVAATIGIDTHNHIDVPLVAAEVPGPNIDLAGEMKKSGLSAICMTFALDYQKLTNPGEAYERFLNGLAAMDQQLKNNSMKRALNLADLRKAHEQHQPTVIQSIEGGHFLEGKLDRLSVAYDRGLRHLGLLHDNDASVPLGDVYTNAPRWGGLTQFGADIIKECNRLGILIDLAHANGETIAAALKLAASPVIVSHTGLDTQLGGNPNMAQMMRPRLISKEQAKIIADAGGVIGVWTHLADTPLEYAQNIRALVDVIGVDHVCIGTDTKLTPPYRSAGGFGPRPNNPGPPPGGAPDDRHDKGPGDDGRKGPGGGQNKGRVGERTNEAWQDQKAGFYYAVVDAMLKTGFTADEIGKIGGGNFCRVFDAATSGRH from the coding sequence ATGTTAAACCCGTTAACAACCTGGGCCATTGACGAAATAGATCCGAGAGTGGCAGCAATTGTAGCCGCTACAATTGGCATTGATACCCATAATCATATCGATGTTCCCCTTGTTGCTGCCGAGGTGCCCGGCCCGAATATCGACCTGGCCGGCGAGATGAAAAAGTCTGGCTTGTCTGCAATCTGCATGACCTTCGCACTTGATTATCAAAAACTGACTAACCCAGGCGAAGCCTACGAGCGGTTTTTGAATGGGCTCGCCGCCATGGATCAGCAGTTAAAAAATAATAGTATGAAACGGGCATTGAATTTGGCAGACCTTCGTAAAGCCCACGAGCAGCATCAGCCTACGGTTATTCAATCGATAGAGGGCGGTCACTTCCTGGAAGGAAAGTTGGACAGGCTTAGTGTAGCGTATGACCGGGGATTGAGGCATCTTGGCCTACTTCATGACAATGATGCATCGGTGCCATTGGGCGATGTTTATACCAATGCTCCTCGCTGGGGAGGGTTAACCCAATTTGGTGCGGATATTATAAAAGAGTGTAACCGATTGGGCATTCTGATTGACCTTGCGCACGCTAACGGCGAAACCATCGCCGCCGCGCTTAAGCTAGCCGCAAGCCCTGTTATTGTTTCGCATACTGGTTTGGATACACAGCTTGGCGGCAATCCCAATATGGCCCAGATGATGCGCCCGAGACTGATTAGCAAGGAGCAGGCTAAAATTATTGCAGATGCTGGTGGTGTGATTGGCGTATGGACACATTTAGCCGATACCCCGCTGGAGTATGCTCAAAATATTCGTGCTTTGGTTGATGTTATTGGGGTTGACCATGTTTGCATTGGTACCGATACTAAATTAACCCCGCCTTACAGAAGTGCGGGCGGATTTGGCCCGCGGCCAAATAATCCTGGTCCGCCGCCGGGAGGCGCTCCGGATGATCGCCATGATAAAGGGCCCGGCGATGACGGTCGTAAAGGTCCTGGGGGTGGCCAAAACAAAGGCAGGGTAGGCGAGCGCACCAACGAAGCCTGGCAGGATCAAAAAGCAGGTTTTTACTATGCCGTGGTTGACGCCATGTTAAAAACAGGTTTTACGGCAGATGAGATAGGTAAAATAGGAGGTGGCAATTTCTGCCGTGTGTTTGATGCTGCTACATCTGGCCGTCATTGA
- a CDS encoding DUF4342 domain-containing protein — protein MSTKETFSINGEALLGKIKEIIAEGKASRITISNKEGKELMTFPLSVGLFGMILAPVFAAVGTLAALVTECTITVEREEEDKEEEGPKE, from the coding sequence ATGAGCACAAAAGAAACATTCTCAATTAACGGCGAAGCGTTATTGGGCAAGATAAAAGAAATAATTGCCGAAGGAAAAGCCAGCAGGATTACCATTTCGAATAAAGAAGGTAAAGAGTTAATGACCTTTCCGCTTAGTGTAGGCCTTTTTGGGATGATACTGGCACCTGTATTTGCCGCCGTGGGTACCCTGGCCGCATTGGTTACAGAATGTACTATAACCGTTGAACGGGAAGAGGAAGACAAAGAAGAAGAAGGCCCAAAAGAATAG
- a CDS encoding DoxX family protein, translating into MTTKKVKTIYWIGAALTSLWFAASGFGELTKNQFVWDITLKLGYPPHFIYILGVAKITGVAVLLTPNKFLRLKEWVFAGIFFDIIFAFLSKLAVLNFAATADAIVAFIMVSVTYIMFRKLYPAAYVKPAIA; encoded by the coding sequence ATGACAACTAAAAAAGTAAAAACAATCTATTGGATAGGAGCAGCATTAACTTCATTATGGTTTGCAGCAAGCGGTTTTGGCGAACTTACCAAAAATCAATTTGTATGGGACATCACCTTGAAATTGGGCTACCCTCCGCACTTTATTTATATCCTTGGTGTTGCTAAGATTACAGGTGTAGCAGTACTTTTAACACCAAACAAGTTCCTTAGGTTAAAAGAATGGGTATTTGCCGGTATCTTCTTCGATATCATCTTTGCCTTTTTATCTAAACTTGCCGTTCTTAATTTCGCTGCTACCGCAGATGCTATCGTAGCATTCATAATGGTATCAGTAACTTACATTATGTTCCGTAAATTGTATCCTGCAGCATATGTAAAACCTGCCATTGCATAA
- a CDS encoding discoidin domain-containing protein, producing MNVLKLTRRALAMLCLALVFCSGCKKEKQRTYALLPPDPEDVTAQGALSVNIENTGGPSATEGSIRVTDGLLDTKFLIFTYKPTFFIQLKFKQAQHITSYTLTSANDAPERDPKSWTLSGSNDGAAWTDLDTQTNQTFASRGLTKNYAFDNTKTYTYYKLSITANGGSALFQLAEWRVTNVPL from the coding sequence ATGAATGTTTTAAAACTAACCAGGCGGGCATTGGCAATGCTTTGCTTAGCCCTTGTTTTTTGTTCGGGTTGCAAAAAGGAAAAGCAGCGTACTTACGCCTTATTACCTCCCGACCCGGAAGATGTAACTGCCCAGGGCGCGCTTTCCGTAAATATTGAAAATACAGGAGGGCCTTCGGCAACGGAAGGGTCAATAAGGGTAACCGACGGTTTGCTCGATACCAAATTCCTGATCTTTACTTACAAGCCTACTTTTTTTATTCAGCTTAAATTCAAACAGGCGCAGCACATCACCAGCTATACCCTTACATCTGCTAATGATGCTCCGGAACGTGACCCCAAAAGCTGGACACTTTCCGGCTCAAATGATGGCGCGGCCTGGACAGATCTGGATACGCAAACCAATCAAACCTTCGCTTCCCGCGGTCTAACCAAAAACTATGCGTTTGACAACACCAAAACATACACTTACTACAAGCTTAGCATAACAGCTAACGGTGGGAGTGCATTGTTCCAGTTAGCCGAGTGGCGGGTAACCAATGTGCCTTTGTAG
- a CDS encoding metallophosphoesterase family protein, translating to MNRREILKGAGILAAAGLVTRGSSVANAAENINAKPVLKVAHITDVHIRPDLDAPQKFKKCLETIKAEKVDFFLNGGDSIFDASYDNVKRERVTELWSIWDDCMKSLKGYEVHSCIGNHDNWWAAPDHSDAMYGKDYVVKRLGIPNRYYSFSKSGWHFIILDGNNPSITLDDEQFNWLKKELEQLPANSPVLLMSHYPILGVTPYWEGGMHSDYKKLKALFYQHRDKVKVCLSGHNHLLDTASYNGTQYFCNGAMSGFWWGKGDEKSAGEGYYEETPPGYAILELYQDGSVKNVYKPHPF from the coding sequence ATGAACAGAAGAGAGATTTTAAAAGGCGCGGGGATCCTCGCAGCAGCGGGATTGGTTACACGAGGTAGCAGCGTTGCAAACGCGGCCGAAAATATAAATGCAAAACCGGTATTAAAGGTTGCCCACATTACTGATGTGCATATCAGGCCCGATCTGGATGCCCCTCAAAAATTTAAGAAATGCCTTGAAACCATTAAAGCAGAAAAGGTAGACTTTTTCCTGAATGGCGGCGATTCCATTTTTGATGCATCCTATGATAACGTAAAACGCGAGCGCGTTACCGAGTTATGGAGCATATGGGATGATTGCATGAAAAGCCTGAAAGGATACGAAGTGCATAGCTGCATTGGCAACCATGATAACTGGTGGGCCGCACCGGATCACTCGGATGCCATGTACGGAAAGGATTACGTAGTGAAACGGCTTGGAATCCCTAACAGGTATTACAGCTTCAGCAAATCGGGCTGGCATTTTATTATTTTGGATGGCAACAATCCGTCCATTACGCTGGATGATGAGCAGTTTAACTGGCTGAAAAAAGAACTGGAGCAATTACCTGCTAACTCACCGGTGCTGTTGATGTCGCATTACCCGATATTGGGCGTAACCCCATACTGGGAAGGTGGCATGCACTCTGATTATAAAAAGTTAAAAGCCTTGTTCTATCAGCATCGCGATAAGGTAAAAGTATGTTTAAGCGGGCACAACCACCTGCTGGATACGGCTTCTTATAACGGTACTCAATATTTTTGTAATGGTGCCATGAGCGGCTTTTGGTGGGGCAAAGGCGATGAAAAATCTGCCGGAGAAGGTTATTATGAAGAAACTCCGCCGGGTTATGCGATCCTTGAGCTATACCAGGACGGTAGTGTTAAAAATGTTTATAAGCCACATCCGTTTTAA